The following are encoded together in the Anopheles nili chromosome 3, idAnoNiliSN_F5_01, whole genome shotgun sequence genome:
- the LOC128722759 gene encoding charged multivesicular body protein 5, with protein sequence MNRLFGKSKPKEPGPSISDCISGVDARAEAIEGKIKTLDNELRKYKDQMAKMREGPAKNAVKQKAMRVLKQRKQYESQVENLRNQSFNMEQANFAHQTLKDTQATVTAMKDGMKSMKKEFKKINIEEIEDIQDDMADMLEQADEVQEAMGRTYGMPELDDDELQAELDALGDEIALDDDASYLDDVVKAPEAPDKEPGADSVTNKDGILVDEFGLPKIPASVKTT encoded by the exons ATGAATCGTTTATTCGGTaaatcgaaaccgaaagaACCTGGTCCAAGTATTAGCGACTGCATCAGTGGG GTTGATGCAAGAGCGGAAGCCATCGAAGGCAAAATTAAGACGCTTGATAACGAGCTTCGCAAATATAAGGACCAAATGGCCAAAATGCGCGAAGGTCCAGCCAAAAATGCCGTCAAACAAAAGGCTATGCGGGTTCTGAAGCAGCGTAAGCAGTACGAAAGTCAGGTTGAAAATTTGCGAAATCAATCGTTCAACATGGAACAAGCCAACTTTGCACACCAAACGCTTAAGGATACGCAAGCAACTGTGACCGCCATGAAGGATGGCatgaaatcaatgaaaaaaGAATTCAAGAAAATTAACATCGAGGAGATTGAAGACATACAAGATGATATGGCCGATATGCTAGAGCAAGCGGACGAAGTGCAAGAAGCGATGGGCCGGACTTACGGCATGCCAgagctggatgatgatgagctaCAGGCGGAGTTGGATGCGCTCGGCGATGAGATAGCACTCGACGATGACGCCAGCTATCTGGACGATGTGGTAAAGGCTCCAGAGGCACCCGACAAAGAACCAGGCGCCGACAGCGTCACCAACAAGGACGGAATATTGGTAGACGAATTTGGACTGCCAAAAATACCTGCATCCGTTAAAACAACCTGA